A stretch of DNA from Synechococcus sp. PROS-9-1:
GGATTGAGATCGGTTGGGAGGAAAACGTGGGTCTCGTAGGAGATGAAGATTGGGCGAAGGATGGCCGCGGCTGGGCGGAGCCTGGTTCCACTCCTTGGATCCCTGAGGACATGGCCTCTGCTTCGATTGGCCAGTCGGTGGTGCAGATTACCCCTCTGCAATTGGCACGGGCGTATTGCGTGTTTGCCAATGGTGGTTGGCTGGTCACCCCCCATCTGGCAGATCAAGGCTTGGATTGGACCGCTCCATCGCGGCGCTCCAAGCTGCCGATCAAGCCATCAACCCTGGCCAAGATCCGTGAAGGCTTGCGCAAGGTGGTGGAGGATGGCACCGGCTACGGCCTGAACGGTGAGGGGATTCCTCCTTCGGCTGGCAAGACCGGTACAGCGGAGGACAGCACGGGCGGCCCAGATCATGCCTGGTTTGCCAGTTATGCCCCTTACCCGAATGGAGAGATCGTTGTGGTGGCCTTTGCTCAGAACACCCCTGGGGGTGGCTCAGTGCATGCGCTACCGATGGCTAAGAAAGTGATTGAGGTGTGGAACCGCAATCGCTAACAGACTTGACTTAGGCCGCTGAGCTGATGTCTGAGGAGAGCACCTGACGGTAATAGCCCCGTAGTTGCTCCGTTGCCCCGGCCCAGCCCCAACGTTCTGCTTCTGAGCGGGCGGCATTGCGGAGGGCTTGACGCTCGAGGTCATTACCAAGCAGCTTGCCGGTGGCTTCGATCAAGCTTCCTGCTCCCGCATCGGCTCCGTCCGGTTCATAGAGACAACCGTTCACACCGTCGCTAATGATGTCCGGGATACCGCCGCGATTGGCGCCCACCACGGGGCAGCCAGCGGCCATCGCCTCGAGCAACACAAGGCCAAGGGTTTCGGTGCTGGAGGGGAAGAGGAAGGCATCACCGCTGGCATAGGCCCCAGCGAGTTCTTCGCCAGCCAGATAACCCACAAAGGTGGTGGCTGTTCCCTCGAAATGCTTCTCCAGTTGCTGCCGGTGGGGGCCATCGCCTACCAGCGCCAGTCGCGCATCGGGCAAGGCTTCCAGCACCGGACGGATCCGTTCGATCTGCTTTTCTGCGGAGAGCCGACCCACATACAGCAGAAGCTCTCCGCGGTCGTCGTATTCACCAAGCAAGCGTTGACGGAGTTCTGGGCTACGCAACTCAGGCCGGAACATCTCCGTATCGACGCCCCGCTGCCATAGCGCGGTGTGCTGGATGCCCTTATCGCTGAGCTCTTGCACCATCGCGGTGGAGGTGCAGAGATTCAGCACAGCTTGGTTATGAGCCGCTTTTAGGAGCTCCCACAACAAGGGTTCGAGCATGCCCATGCCGTAGTGCTCGAGATACTTCGGCAGGTGTGTGTGATAGCTGGCGATCAGGGGGATGGATTTGGTCTTGGCGAGCCAGATGCCTCCCAATCCCAGAACCGCTGGGTTCACCACGTGGATCAGGTCTGGCTGGAAGGCATCGATGGCCTCGGAGACAGCTGGACGCGGTAAGGCCAGCTTCAGCTCTGGGTAGAGCGGCAAGGGCATGGCAGGAACGCCCACCACCTTCGCCCCCATGTAGTTGCTGGGTGCGCCTTCCGGACAAAACACCACCACCTCATCTCCCGCATCCACCAAATGCTTCACCGTTTTGGTGAGCCGGGTGACGATGCCGTCGACTTTGGGGAGGAAGGTTTCTGTAAAGAAGGCGATTTTCAAGGGTTCGTCCCGATCAGGAGGCGTTGCCAATGGCTTGGGCCTGCGTCTTGGTCCAGGCCGACGTGCAGAGGATGCGATTGCGGTCGCAGCGATCGGCGTATTTCGTCGCAATTTCTACGACTTCTTTGAGAAGGCCGTCATCAAGGGTGGTGGGTTTAAGCCCAAGCTCGATGAAGCAGCGGTTGTCCACGATCAGATCGTTTTCAACGGCTTCATTGCGGGGGTTCGGAAGATTGTTGACCTGAGCGCCTGTCAGCGCAGCCACCTTGTTGGCGAGTTCGCCCACTTGGTGGCTCTCGGTCATTTGGTTGAAGATCTTGACACGTTCGCCTTTCTCTGGCCGGTTTTCGAGCGCGAGCTGCACGCAACGCACCGAGTCACGGATGTGAATGAAAGCCCGGGTTTGACCGCCCGTGCCATGCACGGTGAGGGGATATCCGATCGCTGCTTGCATCAGGAACCGGTTTAGAACCGTTCCGTAGTCACCGTCGTAATCAAAGCGGTTGGTGAGACGCGGATCACGATCCGTGGCCTCGGTGTTGGTGCCCCAAACAATCCCTTGGTGAAGGTCGGTAATTCTGACCTTGTCGTTCTTGTTGTAGTACAGGAACAGCAACTGATCGAGCGTCTTGGTCATGTGATAAACGCTGCCAGGACTGGCCGGATGAAGAATTTCCTCTTCAAAACGGCTGCCGTCAGGCTGGGGCACTTCCACCTTGAGGTAGCCCTCAGGAATGGTGGCGCCACGGTGGGAGCCATAGCCGTACACACCCATGGTGCCGAGGTGCACCACGTGGATGTCTTGGCCAGACTCGACGATCGCGGCCAGCAGGTTGTGGGTGCCGTTCACGTTGTTGTCAACGGTGTAGCGCTTGGTGGCGCTGCTCTTCATGGAATAGGGCGCAGCGCGCTGTTCGGCGAAGTGCACGATCGCATCGGGCTTCTCTTCGATGATGAGATCGAGGAGCCGTTGGTATTCGTGGGCGATATCCATGTGGATGAATCGCATGGGCTTGCCGCCAATGCTTTCCCACACGTTGAGACGTTCACCGATGCTCGTGATCGGCGTTAACGACTCCACCTCAAGGTCGATATCGATCTTGCGACGGCTGAGGTTGTCCACGATCAAAACATCGTGATCTTGGTCAGCCAAATTCACCGCACAAGGCCAGCCGCAGAAGCCGTCACCACCTAAAACGAGAACTTTCACCCCAAACTCCTGCTGAAGCGAGCAAGCCGCTGATTTCTGGCAAGCTACTACAGGCTTTTTAGCTGACGGCTACGGACAGAGCCATAAGGGCGATCACAAGCACTGCGCCAGAGATGATCAGGAGCCGAGACCCGTTGCTGAGAGAGGCTTCATCGCTGATGACTTCCATACGAGGTTCCTTCGCGAAGGCGTTGAGGCGACCGCCATCTTCTTGGGTGACCTGCATGGAATGAGTTGCAACTGAACGGGACCTTATGGAGTTGATCGTTGTTGCGCTCGTGCTCCTTCATGTTCCTTTACTCCCCGAGATCTGCTGTTACGTCGAGGTGATGAACGTTTTGGTGTGAGGATTGTTGTTGCTAGGTGTTGATGCGTCCACTGGTGGGGGAGCTCGGAGAGGCTTCTGCACGGGATGGCAATCGGCCAGCGAGCAAAGATTGGCGTCCTGCCTGCACGGCGGAGGCCATCGCTTCTGCCATGAGAGGAGGTTGTCCAGCGAGGGCGATGGCGCTGTTGATGAGAACGGCATCAGCGCCCATCTCCATCGCCTGGGCTGCATCACTTGGTACGCCGATTCCCGCATCCACCACCACCGGCACCCTGGCGTTCTCAATGATCAGACCAATGTTGGCGGCATTGCGCAAGCCCTGACCTGATCCAATGGGGGATCCCAGCGGCATCACGGTGGCGCAGCCCGCCTCTTCCAAACGCTTAGCCAGGAGTGGGTCGGCATTGATGTAGGGGAGCACTGTGAAGCCCTCCTTCACCAGCATTTCTGCCGCTTCCAATGTGCCAAAGGGGTCGGGCAGCAAATGACGACTGTCTGGAATGACCTCCAATTTCACAAAGTTGTTGTTGTCTTGACCGGCCAGCTTCGCGAGCTCCCTGCCGAGCCGGGCTACCCGTACGGCCTCTTCCGCGTTAATGCACCCCGCCGTATTGGGAAGCATCCAGATTCGAGACCAGTCAATTGCTTCCATCAGGCCTGCATGCCCCTCAGCGACCGCCTGAACCCGCCGCACGGCAACCGTGACCATCTCGCAGCCTGAGCGCTGCAGGCTGTGCTGCATGGCCTCCAGGCTTGGGTATTTGCCTGTTCCCGTGATCAGCCTGCTATGGAAGCTGCGCCCTCCGATTTGAAGTGCATCGTCGTGAGAGTGGGTCGGATCCATAAGGGTCAGTTGCGGTTTGGTTGGAGAACCGGATCGTGATGCGGTCAAGCAGGCCGCAACCGCTCTACCGTGCGTCCATCATCCATTCCGTGCATGCCCGTTCCTCCCGTCATCGACATACCGGTTGAGATTCAGGCACCATTTGAGTCTTCCCAATCGTTTGATAGTTCACAACTTGCGATTCCTCTCGAACTTGAGGGATCGGTTGAAAGTTTTGATCCTGTCGCCCGCGCGGCTGACTTAGCAGCCACTCTGCCTCGCGAGTGGTGCGGAAATTACACCTCATTTACGTCCAATTCCACCGTGGATGTGGAATTGACTTTGACCCGTTTGAAGCCAATGGGCCAGATGGTGGATTTACGCGGTGAGATGCGTATTGGTTCAATCTCTACGCCTGTTCAGGGCAATCTCAATGCCAAGTCGGATCAGCTTGACCTTTTGCCTCTGTCTCCTGAGCTCACCAATGACTTGGAAATTGGCGGGAGATTTTTAGGCTTACAGGACTTTTCGTTGGCTGGATGGGACGCTCCAAGGCTGACCAACTCAGGCGGACGTCTTGACCTCTCGCGCAGCTGCGCTGTTTCAGAATCCGCGCCCATCCGGGCCCTTTGGTGAAGCTTGGTTTGAGGAGGTTTTTCCTTTTGCAGCGGAGCGTTCCAAGCGATTTAATCGCTTGCGAGCTGTTTTATTTTTAGGGTCAAGAACGAGTGCTTGGCGATAGAGGTCACAGGCTTCCTCATTCTCTAGGAGGCGTTCTTGGGCAAAAGCGAGATTATTAATCGCCACTGGATAATCCTCTTTCGCTCGTAGTGCCGCTTTGTAGTGGCGTACGGCAGTCGTGAAATCTTTTTCAGCTGCTAGCGCATAGCCCAAGGCATTTTCGATGAGTGCGCGCGCTTCATTGGGCTCGTCGTTGAGCCTTTTAACGGCCTGGCGCAACGTCACAATCGCCTGTGGGTACAGGCGCTTGCGCAATTGAACAGACGCCAGCTCATACAAAGCACCTGCGTCCTTGGAGGACGCGACCTTCGCTTGCTCCATCTTGAGCAGGCTTTGTTCGTCGCGACGAACACGTAAAAATTGGCGACCGCCGACAACAGCGACGATCGCCAAGAGGCCAATCAGGCCCAATAGATAGGTCTGAGGCAGGAAAGCATTCATGTCAGACCCAAGAAACGTCCCGATTGGGACTGATCATTAACCCTGAGTGGCATTCACGACGTTGGCGAAACTCGCAGGATCGACAACAGCCATTTGAGCCAACATTTTGCGGTTGATCCGCACGTCAGCTTTCTTGAGGCCACCAATCAAACGGCTATAGCTCACGCCATTCATCCGTGCTGCAGCATTGATCCGTGCAATCCAAAGACGGCGGAAATCACGCTTGCGACGACGACGATCGCGGTAGGCATTACAAAGCGCCTTCATGACGCGTTGATTTGCCGTACGGAACAGTGTTCCGTTGCTGCCGCGGAAGCCACGGGCTAAGCGAAGAATTTTATTGCGGCGTTTACGGGCAACATTGCCTCTCTTGACGCGAGCCATGAATCAGATGTGGAGAAATTGAGGGAAAAATGTCCTGCGTGGCTAAGCACCTGGCAAGACTCAGGCCTGAGCTCAGGCGTAGGGCATCATCAGCGTGACGCGTTCTTCGTCGGTGCGATCCACCACAGCCTTGGTCTTCAAATGACGCTTCTGTTTCGGCGATTTGTGATCGAGAAGGTGATTATGAAAGGCGCGGCGACGCATGAACTTGCCAGTGCCTGTTGCTTTGAACCGCTTGGCGGCTGATTTGCGGGTCTTGAGCTTGGGCATTGGTCTGGCTGCACGCGGCATGATCAACAACCATAGAACGTTGCCTTCCTTAAAGCCAATCATTTCAAGTCCCTTCATGCTGAATGACGTTGCAGCGAATGTGGTCTTGAATCCTCCCTTTGGCTGGCTGAAACACCGGGTTGTGGTGCCGTTGGCGTTGGTGAGTGCGATCGCTTGCAGCTGCCGCGCTCAAGAAGCGACCCTCGAACCTGCCCCTCCTGCCGTTGTGACCCATCGATCGGTGCCATTGCCGCCCAAGGCCAATGCAGCGCCTTTATGGGTGGCACTGGACGATCACCTCGGCCGCGGCACCACCGCGCAACGTTCCGGGGCCTTGCTCACCTTGAACAGTGCTGGCCAGCAGTCACTGAGATTGAGCGATAGATCCGGAACCGAGGTTGC
This window harbors:
- a CDS encoding NAD-dependent epimerase/dehydratase family protein → MKVLVLGGDGFCGWPCAVNLADQDHDVLIVDNLSRRKIDIDLEVESLTPITSIGERLNVWESIGGKPMRFIHMDIAHEYQRLLDLIIEEKPDAIVHFAEQRAAPYSMKSSATKRYTVDNNVNGTHNLLAAIVESGQDIHVVHLGTMGVYGYGSHRGATIPEGYLKVEVPQPDGSRFEEEILHPASPGSVYHMTKTLDQLLFLYYNKNDKVRITDLHQGIVWGTNTEATDRDPRLTNRFDYDGDYGTVLNRFLMQAAIGYPLTVHGTGGQTRAFIHIRDSVRCVQLALENRPEKGERVKIFNQMTESHQVGELANKVAALTGAQVNNLPNPRNEAVENDLIVDNRCFIELGLKPTTLDDGLLKEVVEIATKYADRCDRNRILCTSAWTKTQAQAIGNAS
- the rplT gene encoding 50S ribosomal protein L20, with the translated sequence MARVKRGNVARKRRNKILRLARGFRGSNGTLFRTANQRVMKALCNAYRDRRRRKRDFRRLWIARINAAARMNGVSYSRLIGGLKKADVRINRKMLAQMAVVDPASFANVVNATQG
- a CDS encoding thiazole synthase, with protein sequence MDPTHSHDDALQIGGRSFHSRLITGTGKYPSLEAMQHSLQRSGCEMVTVAVRRVQAVAEGHAGLMEAIDWSRIWMLPNTAGCINAEEAVRVARLGRELAKLAGQDNNNFVKLEVIPDSRHLLPDPFGTLEAAEMLVKEGFTVLPYINADPLLAKRLEEAGCATVMPLGSPIGSGQGLRNAANIGLIIENARVPVVVDAGIGVPSDAAQAMEMGADAVLINSAIALAGQPPLMAEAMASAVQAGRQSLLAGRLPSRAEASPSSPTSGRINT
- a CDS encoding glycosyltransferase family 1 protein, whose product is MKIAFFTETFLPKVDGIVTRLTKTVKHLVDAGDEVVVFCPEGAPSNYMGAKVVGVPAMPLPLYPELKLALPRPAVSEAIDAFQPDLIHVVNPAVLGLGGIWLAKTKSIPLIASYHTHLPKYLEHYGMGMLEPLLWELLKAAHNQAVLNLCTSTAMVQELSDKGIQHTALWQRGVDTEMFRPELRSPELRQRLLGEYDDRGELLLYVGRLSAEKQIERIRPVLEALPDARLALVGDGPHRQQLEKHFEGTATTFVGYLAGEELAGAYASGDAFLFPSSTETLGLVLLEAMAAGCPVVGANRGGIPDIISDGVNGCLYEPDGADAGAGSLIEATGKLLGNDLERQALRNAARSEAERWGWAGATEQLRGYYRQVLSSDISSAA
- the psb34 gene encoding photosystem II assembly protein Psb34; translated protein: MQVTQEDGGRLNAFAKEPRMEVISDEASLSNGSRLLIISGAVLVIALMALSVAVS
- the rpmI gene encoding 50S ribosomal protein L35 — encoded protein: MPKLKTRKSAAKRFKATGTGKFMRRRAFHNHLLDHKSPKQKRHLKTKAVVDRTDEERVTLMMPYA